From the Endomicrobiales bacterium genome, one window contains:
- a CDS encoding sulfite exporter TauE/SafE family protein: MNISFENINSFTYLAVYGAGVLTSLTPCVYPIIPIVVGFLGSQKGSTRQKLLAALSYVSGLSLVYASLGMIAALSGSMFGALSVNPFVYLGFGVLLLALGGNMMDWYVLPMPSFNPRKSNNSSNFFGAFLFGMTSGLVASPCTAPVLAGLLVFVAAKKAVISGGLLMLTFALGLNTILLILGFFAGALSALPKSGGWMVLIKKALAFLIIAAGIYFVFKAGTLY; encoded by the coding sequence ATGAATATCAGTTTTGAAAATATAAACAGCTTTACATATCTCGCGGTTTATGGCGCTGGTGTGCTAACTTCGCTAACTCCTTGCGTTTACCCTATAATACCGATTGTGGTTGGCTTTTTGGGCTCTCAAAAAGGAAGTACGAGGCAAAAGTTGCTTGCCGCACTTTCGTATGTTTCAGGCCTTTCTTTGGTTTATGCGTCGCTTGGTATGATAGCGGCATTAAGCGGCAGTATGTTTGGCGCATTAAGCGTAAACCCATTTGTTTACTTAGGTTTTGGTGTTTTGCTTCTTGCCCTTGGCGGCAATATGATGGATTGGTATGTGTTGCCAATGCCATCGTTTAACCCCAGAAAAAGCAATAACTCGTCAAACTTTTTTGGAGCTTTTTTATTTGGTATGACCTCAGGGCTTGTGGCATCACCATGTACGGCACCCGTGCTTGCCGGTTTGCTTGTGTTTGTTGCGGCAAAGAAAGCTGTTATAAGCGGCGGGCTTTTAATGCTCACATTTGCACTTGGACTAAACACAATATTGCTTATACTTGGTTTTTTTGCGGGGGCGTTGAGCGCTTTGCCAAAATCTGGCGGGTGGATGGTTTTAATTAAAAAAGCACTGGCATTTCTTATTATCGCGGCTGGCATTTATTTTGTTTTCAAAGCAGGAACATTATATTAA
- a CDS encoding T9SS type A sorting domain-containing protein, which translates to MPLYADALDTSSDDAILASIEKHIFNYFNNEINSGGYSIQDRARNFETDYPVDDLVYTAIASGFGMVAACIGHSRGLITKQQAYDRVNNILTHYLAAPESSGTALTGGLVHHNGFFYHFTKADGSRSSSGSELSTIDTAFFIAGALFAGQYFLNIDGSSTLWNKADTIYKRINWNWMRNGGSYLKWAWQPETGFAGQGDIAGYSEGIFAYILAMGSPTYPLTDTNGWSGLSRTQITYRGLSYVFTGPLFTHQYPGLFVKFSGMRDNYMCIAANNYKATLHNHRYTYDNRAKYSTYGKNSWGIGATDDPNGGYTGYGIGENEDGTIAISNLLAAITELPSSVIDAIKYLNTNYASLLWGTYGFCDSYNKDSSKHSKFNVSGMWRDPDVIGIQSGAGMIAIENYRSGFVKNTFSAISYIQNGLSSLGFTQDSTLPGKIREFEYIKTMKPQNAGLESLQLRWLASGDNDYNTNIEDGIYEIRFSTNSADTWESAPANYLDFDVVWSTNAVANQVQTKTLSGLLDFTTYYFLIKVADKAFNWSSVSEKLRVFTGAAQTIKTAFIDRTIANTITLYAERGDIVLNIPAGTFSQDVNLTISTAAAAQSYEQALKIIAVGFGITNDKNLQPQKPIIITVNYFLSDVIDGNKSQLTLARYDQSLFQWIVLPSTLRLDSNQVVSSVDHLSNFALVQISPAQNLSEIRVFPNPYYPKVHLKGLTFDKVPQNASIKIYTINGELVREVSYVANTGSAIWNGKNSNGEYVASGVYIALINSNLGKKIIKIAVER; encoded by the coding sequence ATGCCGCTATATGCCGATGCGTTAGATACTTCATCTGATGATGCTATTCTTGCCTCAATTGAAAAACACATATTTAATTACTTCAATAACGAAATAAACTCAGGTGGATACTCAATTCAAGATAGGGCCAGAAATTTTGAAACCGATTATCCAGTTGACGACCTAGTATACACCGCAATCGCATCCGGTTTTGGCATGGTTGCGGCATGTATTGGTCACAGTCGCGGTTTGATAACAAAACAGCAGGCATACGATAGAGTAAATAATATTTTAACTCATTATCTTGCCGCACCGGAAAGTTCCGGCACAGCTCTCACAGGTGGGCTTGTGCACCACAATGGATTTTTTTATCATTTCACAAAAGCCGATGGTTCCAGAAGCTCAAGTGGTTCCGAACTTTCAACAATAGATACAGCTTTTTTTATTGCCGGCGCGCTATTTGCTGGGCAGTATTTTTTAAATATAGACGGTTCAAGCACACTTTGGAATAAGGCGGATACAATATATAAAAGAATTAACTGGAACTGGATGCGCAACGGGGGTAGTTACTTAAAGTGGGCATGGCAGCCCGAGACCGGCTTTGCAGGTCAAGGTGATATAGCAGGATACAGTGAGGGTATATTTGCCTACATACTTGCTATGGGCTCGCCCACATATCCACTTACCGACACAAATGGTTGGAGTGGTTTATCGCGTACGCAAATAACTTACAGAGGTTTATCTTATGTTTTTACAGGTCCACTTTTCACACACCAGTACCCTGGTTTATTTGTAAAATTTTCAGGAATGCGCGACAATTATATGTGTATTGCGGCAAATAACTATAAAGCAACATTGCATAACCACCGTTATACTTATGACAACAGAGCTAAATACTCAACTTATGGCAAAAACAGCTGGGGAATTGGTGCAACCGATGACCCAAATGGTGGTTACACCGGTTATGGTATTGGTGAAAATGAGGATGGCACAATAGCCATAAGCAACCTGCTTGCCGCAATAACAGAACTGCCATCAAGCGTGATAGATGCAATAAAATATCTAAACACAAACTATGCTTCATTACTCTGGGGCACTTACGGTTTTTGCGATTCATACAACAAAGATTCCTCTAAACATTCAAAGTTCAATGTTTCAGGTATGTGGCGCGACCCAGATGTTATTGGCATACAATCGGGCGCAGGTATGATTGCCATAGAAAACTACCGCTCAGGGTTTGTAAAAAACACTTTTTCTGCAATAAGTTACATTCAAAATGGGCTTAGCTCACTTGGTTTTACACAAGACAGCACATTGCCTGGCAAAATCCGCGAGTTTGAATACATAAAAACAATGAAACCGCAAAATGCGGGTTTGGAAAGTTTGCAGTTGCGTTGGCTTGCATCAGGTGATAATGACTACAATACAAACATAGAAGACGGAATTTATGAAATAAGATTTTCAACTAATAGCGCAGACACTTGGGAAAGTGCTCCGGCAAACTACCTTGACTTTGATGTTGTTTGGTCAACCAACGCCGTTGCAAACCAAGTGCAAACAAAAACGCTAAGCGGCCTTTTGGACTTTACAACTTATTATTTTTTAATAAAAGTTGCCGACAAGGCATTTAACTGGAGTAGTGTTTCAGAAAAACTTAGGGTTTTTACGGGTGCCGCGCAAACTATAAAAACCGCATTTATAGATAGAACCATTGCAAATACAATTACGCTTTATGCCGAAAGGGGTGACATAGTTCTTAACATACCTGCCGGTACATTCAGCCAGGATGTTAACCTTACAATATCAACTGCCGCTGCGGCGCAGTCGTATGAGCAGGCGTTAAAAATAATTGCAGTTGGTTTTGGCATTACAAACGATAAAAACTTACAACCGCAAAAACCTATAATTATTACGGTAAATTACTTTTTAAGCGATGTTATTGACGGCAACAAAAGTCAGTTAACGCTTGCTCGGTATGATCAATCTCTTTTTCAGTGGATAGTATTGCCAAGTACATTACGATTAGATTCAAATCAAGTAGTTTCAAGTGTTGACCATCTCTCAAATTTTGCACTTGTTCAAATTTCACCAGCACAGAACTTATCGGAAATAAGAGTATTTCCAAATCCGTATTATCCGAAGGTGCATTTAAAAGGTTTAACATTTGATAAAGTGCCACAAAATGCCAGTATAAAAATATACACCATAAATGGTGAGCTTGTAAGAGAAGTGTCTTATGTTGCAAACACCGGTAGTGCTATATGGAATGGCAAAAATTCAAACGGGGAATATGTCGCAAGCGGAGTTTATATTGCCTTAATAAATTCCAATTTAGGTAAAAAAATAATTAAAATAGCAGTTGAGCGTTAA
- a CDS encoding NAD(P)H-dependent oxidoreductase subunit E yields the protein MESNLISTIEPIIKRWRGKDGNLIMILHEIQDHYGYVPRSVSLYISSLLNIPLARIYEVITFYNYFKLEAPGKHKISVCMGTACYLRGASQIFDEVKTVLQIEEGETTKDGMFTLDIVRCLGCCGLAPVMMIDGHVYGKVKKNEITEILSKYNEEQ from the coding sequence ATGGAGAGCAATTTAATAAGCACCATCGAGCCCATAATTAAACGGTGGAGGGGCAAAGATGGAAACCTAATTATGATTTTGCATGAAATTCAAGATCATTATGGTTATGTGCCAAGGAGTGTATCACTTTATATATCCTCACTTTTAAACATTCCTCTTGCAAGAATTTACGAAGTTATAACTTTTTACAATTACTTTAAACTTGAAGCGCCGGGTAAACATAAAATATCTGTTTGTATGGGCACAGCATGTTACTTAAGAGGTGCGTCGCAAATTTTTGATGAAGTAAAAACCGTACTTCAAATTGAAGAGGGTGAGACAACAAAAGATGGTATGTTTACATTGGATATAGTGCGCTGTCTTGGCTGTTGCGGCCTTGCACCTGTAATGATGATAGATGGGCATGTATATGGCAAAGTAAAAAAGAACGAAATTACGGAAATTCTCTCTAAATACAACGAGGAGCAGTAA
- a CDS encoding YbaB/EbfC family nucleoid-associated protein has protein sequence MDMFKMAKEAMAMRSKLAEMEKNLKSQVVEVETSSVRVKANGKGEFTEIKLLPELTGASIEKIERSVLSAVQQASKKAQELMAQEGKKITGGMKIPGLM, from the coding sequence ATGGATATGTTTAAAATGGCAAAAGAAGCAATGGCAATGAGAAGCAAGCTTGCCGAGATGGAAAAAAATTTAAAGTCGCAGGTTGTTGAAGTGGAAACAAGTTCTGTCAGGGTAAAAGCCAATGGCAAGGGCGAGTTTACTGAGATAAAACTTTTACCGGAGTTAACAGGTGCATCGATTGAAAAAATTGAGAGAAGTGTGCTTTCAGCAGTTCAGCAGGCGAGCAAAAAAGCGCAGGAGTTAATGGCGCAAGAGGGTAAAAAAATTACTGGTGGTATGAAAATACCTGGTTTGATGTAA
- a CDS encoding transcriptional coactivator p15/PC4 family protein, with the protein MRRSFAPNNTIFMNSTMVGKIQKNTLEEIRVSVLKNNKIDFRTYFQFPNEAEPKPTKKGLWLSMKDVPFILSSLSNIESEKGKEMSAETPIANEEKLRVYSSLYKKNIICHIRVFYKKNGELLPKKGVSFSPEILSQVKKAIEDAHKLNGK; encoded by the coding sequence ATGCGCAGAAGTTTTGCCCCAAACAACACAATTTTCATGAACTCCACGATGGTTGGCAAAATTCAAAAAAATACCCTTGAAGAAATAAGGGTATCAGTATTAAAAAACAATAAAATTGATTTTAGAACATATTTTCAATTTCCAAATGAAGCTGAGCCAAAGCCAACAAAAAAGGGTCTTTGGCTTTCAATGAAAGATGTCCCGTTTATACTTTCTTCACTGTCTAACATTGAGAGTGAAAAGGGTAAAGAAATGTCTGCTGAAACGCCAATTGCAAATGAAGAAAAATTAAGAGTTTACTCAAGTTTATATAAAAAAAATATTATTTGTCATATCAGAGTTTTTTATAAAAAAAATGGTGAGCTTTTACCGAAAAAAGGGGTTTCTTTTTCACCGGAAATTTTATCACAAGTAAAAAAAGCAATTGAAGACGCTCATAAATTGAACGGAAAATAA
- a CDS encoding (2Fe-2S) ferredoxin domain-containing protein, with protein MVKNEKALTTPKGDWIKVGMSTCGIAAKADEVYATLLEEVKKRNLQIEIKKCGCLGMCYCEPNIEVSISGMPSVIYGKVDKEIVVKIIDKHVCGKMLVNDNIYDLRAKR; from the coding sequence ATGGTTAAAAACGAAAAAGCTCTAACTACCCCAAAAGGAGATTGGATAAAAGTTGGTATGAGCACCTGTGGCATAGCTGCAAAAGCAGATGAAGTTTACGCAACTTTGCTTGAAGAAGTAAAAAAAAGAAACTTGCAAATTGAAATAAAAAAATGCGGCTGCCTTGGTATGTGCTACTGCGAGCCAAACATTGAAGTTAGCATTAGCGGTATGCCAAGCGTTATTTACGGAAAAGTTGATAAAGAAATCGTTGTTAAAATAATAGACAAACATGTTTGCGGCAAGATGCTTGTTAACGACAATATTTACGACCTTCGGGCAAAAAGGTAA
- a CDS encoding 4Fe-4S binding protein: MDKKFIFLKDTSANKQIDKTRDIYTKFLDLLRQDNLQEDVQVLRIADAGIYNKGVIAKVFPDNIVYANITEDDVKKIIEITIKQSKIINDLLYKDEPKQLRLVLKNCGVINPESIEEYIANGGYEALGKVVKASTPKQVIEELKTAGLRGRGGAGYPTWKKWEFAREIESDQKYIICNGDEGDPGAYMDRSVLEGDPHAVIEGMIIGGFTIGASKGFVYIRAEYPLAIERVQMAIEQAKANGYLGKNIFGTNFSFDLEIRLGAGAFVCGEETALIASIEGRRGTPRPRPPYPSVKGLWNKPTVINNVETLATIAFVISKGGLWFSGIGTNESKGTKVFAVTGKVKNSGLVEVPMGTTLREIVFDICGGSYSGKKIKAIQTGGPSGGVIPEKFFDTPVSYENLVKLGSIMGSGGMIVMDEDDCMVDIAKFYLQFCVDESCGKCAPCRIGGFQIQNILQKISNGEGKIDDIAKLKRIGVAMQKASLCGLGQSAPNPVLSTLNYFEDEYKEHIINKMCPAHKCKSLVTYSIMQNKCKRCRLCFINCPVNAIGGNREKGFYVDLEKCIKCGKCMEVCKFDAISKQ, translated from the coding sequence ATGGATAAAAAATTTATATTTCTAAAAGATACCAGTGCCAATAAACAAATAGATAAAACACGCGATATTTACACCAAATTTTTAGACCTATTGCGACAAGATAACTTGCAAGAAGATGTTCAGGTTTTACGCATTGCCGATGCAGGCATTTATAACAAGGGTGTTATAGCAAAGGTTTTCCCTGATAATATTGTGTATGCGAATATTACTGAAGACGATGTCAAAAAAATAATTGAAATTACAATAAAACAAAGCAAGATTATAAATGACTTGCTTTATAAAGATGAACCAAAGCAGTTACGCCTTGTGCTTAAAAATTGCGGTGTTATTAACCCTGAAAGCATTGAAGAGTATATTGCAAATGGCGGTTATGAAGCACTTGGCAAAGTGGTAAAAGCTTCCACTCCAAAACAGGTAATTGAAGAGCTTAAAACTGCTGGCTTGCGTGGCAGAGGCGGTGCAGGCTATCCCACATGGAAAAAATGGGAGTTTGCAAGAGAAATAGAGTCGGATCAAAAATATATTATATGCAATGGTGATGAAGGCGACCCGGGTGCGTATATGGACAGAAGTGTTCTTGAGGGCGACCCGCATGCAGTTATTGAAGGCATGATAATTGGTGGTTTTACCATTGGTGCTTCAAAGGGTTTTGTTTACATTCGTGCCGAATATCCGCTTGCTATTGAAAGAGTGCAAATGGCCATAGAGCAGGCAAAAGCAAATGGCTATTTGGGTAAAAATATTTTTGGAACTAATTTTAGTTTTGATTTAGAAATTCGTCTTGGAGCCGGGGCTTTCGTTTGTGGCGAGGAAACAGCTCTTATAGCTTCTATAGAAGGAAGAAGGGGAACCCCACGCCCAAGGCCGCCATACCCATCGGTTAAAGGCCTTTGGAATAAACCAACCGTAATTAATAATGTTGAAACACTTGCAACTATTGCTTTTGTAATTTCAAAGGGTGGCTTGTGGTTTTCAGGCATTGGCACAAACGAATCAAAAGGCACAAAAGTTTTTGCGGTAACCGGAAAAGTTAAAAACTCAGGCCTTGTAGAAGTGCCGATGGGCACAACATTGAGGGAAATTGTTTTTGATATTTGCGGTGGCAGTTATTCCGGCAAAAAAATAAAAGCTATTCAAACCGGCGGGCCTTCAGGCGGAGTAATACCTGAGAAGTTTTTTGATACGCCCGTAAGTTATGAAAACCTTGTAAAGCTTGGTTCTATTATGGGTTCCGGTGGTATGATAGTTATGGACGAAGATGATTGCATGGTTGATATTGCAAAATTTTACCTTCAGTTTTGCGTTGATGAGTCGTGCGGCAAGTGCGCGCCATGCAGAATTGGCGGCTTCCAAATACAAAATATATTGCAAAAAATTTCAAATGGCGAGGGTAAAATAGACGATATTGCAAAGTTAAAAAGAATAGGTGTTGCAATGCAAAAGGCTTCACTCTGCGGTCTTGGGCAAAGCGCGCCAAACCCGGTACTTTCCACACTGAACTATTTTGAAGATGAATATAAAGAGCATATAATTAATAAGATGTGCCCGGCACACAAATGTAAAAGTTTGGTTACTTACAGCATAATGCAAAACAAGTGTAAACGGTGCCGTTTGTGTTTTATTAACTGTCCTGTAAATGCCATTGGCGGTAACAGGGAAAAAGGTTTTTATGTTGATTTAGAAAAGTGTATAAAATGCGGCAAGTGTATGGAAGTTTGCAAATTTGATGCGATTTCAAAACAATAA
- a CDS encoding deaminase — protein MIIGLTGSYCSGKDTVADYLVNKKGFSHISLSDIIRQELQKAGIKPTRENLIKNGTRIRQEKGDGYLAEKALTEIACSKDYIITSIRHPAEIAELKKKSNFRLIFVDAPSKLRFERMQKRKRIGDPKTFAQFVTFENLESKRTGSGQQLQKCAAMADINIQNAGTLVSLKAKIDNLLNKLKKEIQVYKRPNWDEYFMEIARVVGSRGTCDRGRAGAVIVKEKRIIATGYVGSPKGLPHCDEVGHLMSDVINTDGLISRHCIRTAHAEQNAIVQAALHGVSTNGATIYVKFEPCLTCAKMIINAGIKRVVCEKRYHAAALSREYLKLACVELVVVKDELEKYPGQK, from the coding sequence ATGATTATAGGTTTAACAGGTTCATATTGTTCTGGTAAAGATACGGTTGCCGATTACCTTGTAAATAAAAAGGGTTTTAGCCACATCTCACTTTCTGACATAATCCGTCAGGAATTGCAAAAAGCTGGTATCAAACCAACAAGAGAGAATTTAATTAAGAACGGCACAAGAATTCGCCAAGAAAAAGGCGATGGTTACCTGGCAGAAAAAGCGCTTACCGAAATTGCCTGCAGTAAGGATTATATAATCACATCTATAAGGCATCCCGCCGAAATAGCAGAACTTAAGAAAAAATCTAATTTCCGTTTAATATTTGTTGATGCGCCTTCCAAACTTAGGTTTGAAAGAATGCAAAAAAGAAAAAGGATTGGCGACCCTAAAACTTTCGCGCAGTTTGTAACTTTTGAAAATTTAGAGTCAAAAAGAACAGGTTCGGGCCAACAGTTGCAAAAATGCGCTGCCATGGCAGATATTAACATACAAAACGCCGGAACGCTTGTGAGTTTGAAAGCGAAAATTGATAATTTATTAAATAAGCTAAAAAAGGAAATACAGGTTTATAAACGCCCCAATTGGGATGAGTATTTTATGGAAATAGCCCGAGTGGTTGGCAGTCGCGGAACTTGCGACAGGGGCAGAGCTGGGGCGGTAATTGTAAAAGAGAAAAGAATAATAGCAACCGGTTATGTTGGCTCGCCAAAGGGTTTACCTCATTGCGATGAGGTGGGCCATTTAATGAGTGATGTTATAAATACCGATGGTTTAATATCAAGGCACTGTATTAGAACGGCCCATGCCGAGCAAAACGCAATCGTGCAAGCGGCATTGCACGGTGTCTCAACAAACGGCGCAACAATTTATGTAAAGTTTGAGCCCTGTTTAACTTGTGCAAAAATGATAATAAACGCCGGCATAAAACGCGTTGTGTGCGAAAAAAGGTATCATGCTGCTGCGCTTTCAAGAGAGTATTTAAAGTTAGCATGCGTTGAACTTGTTGTTGTAAAAGATGAATTAGAAAAGTATCCAGGTCAAAAATAA